The Flavobacterium praedii genome window below encodes:
- a CDS encoding tetratricopeptide repeat protein, whose amino-acid sequence MKNIEILCFLLTSIFSSNSWGQNTAIDINNKKVSTTQSNILIMKDKTYTPNKRIKYYHVEEITMMKFGGYKTVYDVSNPKLIRTYDLGTNNKRIVTPIFVDGDQLEKSILNSDTLLRSSIPSKILFSDTPKKADSYASIDIIKTYERVAEKGFESLDMMKKLANSYFFNDEFDKAEKYYTKIFAKTTDIEPEYYYRYSITLKAVGKIEKSNEYLKKFNQLSSNSTR is encoded by the coding sequence ATGAAAAATATAGAAATCCTTTGTTTCTTACTTACTAGTATATTTTCATCCAATAGTTGGGGACAAAATACTGCTATTGACATAAATAATAAAAAAGTAAGCACTACACAAAGTAATATTTTGATCATGAAAGATAAAACATATACTCCAAATAAGAGGATTAAATATTATCATGTTGAAGAAATTACGATGATGAAATTTGGAGGATATAAAACAGTTTATGATGTTTCAAATCCAAAACTAATTAGGACTTATGATTTGGGTACTAATAATAAAAGAATAGTAACACCCATATTTGTTGATGGAGACCAATTAGAAAAATCAATTTTAAATTCGGATACTTTACTTAGAAGTAGCATTCCAAGTAAAATATTATTTTCTGATACTCCCAAAAAAGCAGATTCGTATGCATCCATAGACATTATTAAAACCTATGAAAGGGTAGCAGAAAAAGGTTTTGAATCTTTGGATATGATGAAAAAGCTAGCAAATTCCTATTTTTTTAATGATGAATTTGATAAAGCAGAAAAATATTATACTAAAATTTTTGCCAAAACCACTGATATTGAACCCGAATATTATTATCGATATTCAATCACATTAAAAGCGGTAGGAAAAATTGAAAAATCGAATGAATATTTAAAAAAGTTCAACCAATTATCTAGTAACAGTACTAGATAA
- a CDS encoding PorP/SprF family type IX secretion system membrane protein: MKTKLFSIVLMFTAIVSFAQQDAQYTQYMYNTINVNPAYAGSRGALSFFALHRTQWVGLDGAPISNTISVNTPFNNSRLGLGVSLVNDEIGPSTTNSISTDLSYTIPVSESYKLSFGVKGTINLFNLDINKLNPSDQGDLQFQNFNNDVSPNVGAGIYLHSDKAYLGFSVPNFIETNTYNDNDVAIYKEKINYYLIGGYVFDLSPTIKFKPTFMTKLVEGSPLQVDVSGNFMFNEKLTVGLAYRWSAALSAMVGFHISEGLYIGYAYDFETTELDNYNSGSHEIFLRYEIFKKNNKITTPRFF, from the coding sequence ATGAAAACAAAATTATTTTCAATCGTTTTGATGTTTACAGCTATTGTGAGTTTTGCGCAACAAGATGCTCAGTATACACAATATATGTACAACACAATAAATGTAAACCCAGCTTATGCAGGATCAAGAGGAGCTTTGAGCTTTTTTGCTTTGCATCGTACACAATGGGTTGGGCTTGATGGTGCACCAATTTCTAACACTATTTCGGTTAATACTCCATTCAACAACAGTAGACTTGGTCTAGGTGTATCACTTGTAAATGATGAAATTGGACCATCAACTACTAATTCAATATCAACAGATTTATCATATACTATTCCTGTTTCTGAATCCTATAAATTATCATTTGGTGTTAAAGGAACTATTAACTTATTTAATTTAGACATAAACAAATTAAATCCAAGTGATCAAGGTGATCTCCAATTTCAAAATTTTAACAACGATGTTTCACCAAATGTGGGTGCTGGAATTTATCTACATTCTGACAAAGCTTATTTAGGTTTTTCTGTTCCTAATTTCATAGAAACAAATACCTATAATGATAATGATGTTGCTATTTATAAAGAAAAAATAAACTATTACTTAATTGGAGGATATGTTTTTGATTTAAGTCCTACCATAAAATTCAAACCTACATTTATGACAAAACTTGTAGAAGGATCTCCCTTACAAGTTGATGTTTCAGGAAACTTTATGTTCAATGAAAAACTTACAGTAGGTTTGGCATATAGATGGAGTGCAGCCTTAAGTGCCATGGTTGGTTTTCATATATCAGAAGGTTTGTATATAGGATATGCATATGATTTTGAAACTACAGAATTAGACAATTACAATTCAGGTTCACATGAAATATTCTTACGTTATGAAATATTCAAGAAAAATAATAAAATAACAACACCTAGATTCTTCTAA
- a CDS encoding CAP domain-containing protein has product MNSKLLRVSSFIAILFFISCTSEETTSTESDQTSSLVLNYDYSPVELETMTLINNYRVSIGLKALEKINHVSYKSEEHDNYMIANNVVNHNDFEARSSNIIKVLGAVKVSENIAYNYNSAQGAFDAWLNSEGHKQNIEGDYTHFGISIRENPANGKKYYTNIFVKI; this is encoded by the coding sequence ATGAATTCGAAATTACTTCGTGTGTCTTCATTTATTGCAATTTTATTTTTTATTTCCTGTACTTCTGAGGAAACTACTTCAACAGAATCAGATCAAACTTCGTCTCTCGTTTTAAACTACGATTATAGTCCTGTAGAATTGGAAACAATGACTTTGATTAATAATTACCGTGTTAGTATTGGGTTAAAAGCATTAGAAAAAATCAATCATGTTTCCTACAAATCGGAAGAACATGATAATTATATGATTGCAAACAATGTTGTAAATCATAATGATTTTGAAGCTCGTTCTTCTAATATTATAAAAGTTTTGGGTGCAGTAAAAGTAAGTGAAAATATTGCTTATAATTACAATAGTGCTCAAGGAGCTTTCGATGCTTGGCTAAATAGCGAAGGACATAAACAAAATATTGAAGGTGATTATACACATTTTGGTATTTCGATAAGAGAAAATCCAGCAAATGGGAAAAAATATTATACTAATATTTTTGTAAAAATTTAA
- the pdxH gene encoding pyridoxamine 5'-phosphate oxidase translates to MSDLSNYRKSYEKSELLESSIPEDPINLFNRWFHEVEDFEGTGEINAMTVSTIGLDGFPKSRVVLLKKFNEEGFIFYTNYNSEKGRAIANNPNVCLSFFWESLERQVIIKGIAQKTSENNSDGYFESRPDGSKLGAIVSNQSEVVPSRNYLEENLKQLEKDYEGSVIPRPKHWGGFIVFPKEVEFWQGRPNRLHDRIRYTLEEDYSWKISRLAP, encoded by the coding sequence ATGAGCGATTTAAGTAATTATAGAAAGTCATACGAAAAAAGTGAATTATTAGAATCTTCAATTCCAGAAGACCCAATTAATCTTTTTAACAGATGGTTTCATGAAGTAGAAGATTTTGAAGGTACTGGTGAAATTAATGCTATGACTGTTTCAACAATTGGTTTAGACGGTTTTCCAAAATCGCGCGTAGTGCTTTTAAAAAAATTCAACGAGGAAGGTTTTATTTTTTATACTAATTATAATTCTGAAAAGGGTAGGGCGATAGCTAATAATCCAAATGTTTGTCTTTCGTTTTTCTGGGAAAGTTTAGAGCGACAAGTCATAATCAAAGGAATAGCACAAAAAACATCAGAAAACAATTCAGATGGCTATTTTGAATCCCGACCTGATGGAAGTAAATTAGGAGCCATAGTTTCCAATCAAAGTGAAGTTGTACCTTCTCGAAATTATTTGGAAGAAAATTTAAAACAATTAGAAAAAGATTACGAAGGTTCAGTAATTCCAAGACCAAAACATTGGGGTGGTTTTATTGTTTTTCCTAAAGAAGTTGAATTCTGGCAAGGAAGGCCTAACCGTTTGCATGATCGAATTCGATATACACTTGAAGAAGATTATTCTTGGAAAATTTCACGTCTAGCCCCATAA
- a CDS encoding OmpA family protein has product MKNITVLCLTILSFFTLSTNAQKAKVLNADKKYDKYAYVDAIKTYERLAEKGYKSPEMYEKLGNAYYFNSELDKAANWYEQLFALNSNVDPEIYYRYAFCLRSIGQNEKANEMLKMYIEKSDNSTKGEEYIKEVNYLDKIKANSGRYNVSDAGINSKYSDYGSSFYNDKLVFTSSRDTGSLGQRKHTWTDQYFTNLYESKLTPDSLLTDKPKKFSKGVKSKFHEASAIFKKNGNTMYFTRNNYLEGKKGKNEENVTLIKLYKASYINNDWKNITELPFNSNNYSTAHPALSPDEKTLYFVSDMPGTIGESDIFKVSINDDGSFGTPENLGKTINTAGKETFPFVTDENEIYFASDSHSGLGGLDIFVSQINPDGTFGEVQNVGADVNSTKDDFAYLINTKNRIGFFSSNRDGGKGYDDIYRFKEIKRLAKKCVPEISGIISESKDGKSIPNTKVSNAKVSLFNDKHILISSKETDENGYYLFNVESKNTYSIRVEKEKYDTAEKTITIPVNECKIQLNLSIQPTICKVTIGDDLGGCFGIKWIYFDLDKSNIRPEAALDLAKILDVLNQYPTMKLDIRSHTDSRASFKYNDGLSERRAKSTREWLIKNGVAPDRLGSKGYGETQLVNKCSDGVQCTEEEHQQNRRSEFIITGL; this is encoded by the coding sequence ATGAAAAACATTACAGTACTTTGCCTAACGATACTTTCCTTTTTTACTCTAAGCACTAATGCGCAAAAAGCTAAAGTATTGAATGCGGATAAAAAATACGATAAATACGCCTACGTAGATGCCATAAAAACATACGAAAGATTAGCCGAAAAAGGGTATAAATCTCCTGAAATGTATGAGAAATTAGGAAATGCTTACTATTTCAATTCTGAATTAGACAAAGCGGCAAATTGGTATGAACAATTATTTGCATTAAATTCTAATGTCGATCCAGAAATCTATTACAGATATGCTTTTTGTTTACGATCTATTGGTCAAAATGAAAAAGCCAATGAGATGCTTAAAATGTATATTGAAAAATCGGATAATTCTACCAAAGGAGAAGAATACATAAAAGAAGTGAATTACTTGGATAAAATTAAAGCTAATTCTGGTAGATATAACGTTTCTGATGCAGGAATAAACTCAAAATATTCAGATTATGGCAGCTCTTTTTACAATGACAAATTGGTATTTACTTCTTCAAGAGATACTGGAAGTTTAGGCCAAAGAAAACACACTTGGACAGATCAATATTTTACTAATTTATATGAATCCAAATTGACGCCAGATTCATTATTAACAGATAAACCAAAAAAGTTTTCAAAAGGTGTAAAATCCAAATTTCATGAAGCAAGTGCCATTTTTAAAAAAAATGGCAATACTATGTATTTCACCAGAAATAATTATTTGGAAGGAAAAAAAGGTAAAAATGAAGAAAATGTAACCTTGATTAAGTTATACAAAGCCAGTTACATAAACAATGACTGGAAAAATATTACCGAATTACCTTTTAATAGCAACAACTATAGTACAGCACATCCCGCATTAAGTCCAGACGAAAAAACATTGTACTTCGTTTCGGATATGCCAGGCACCATTGGCGAATCTGATATTTTTAAAGTAAGTATTAATGATGATGGCAGTTTTGGCACACCTGAAAATTTAGGAAAAACCATAAACACTGCCGGAAAAGAAACATTTCCTTTTGTTACAGATGAAAATGAAATCTATTTTGCCTCAGACTCCCATTCTGGTCTTGGTGGTCTTGATATTTTTGTTTCTCAAATAAATCCAGACGGCACTTTTGGAGAAGTTCAAAATGTTGGAGCAGATGTCAATTCCACAAAAGATGATTTTGCATATTTAATCAATACCAAAAACAGAATTGGATTTTTCTCTTCCAATAGAGATGGAGGAAAAGGGTATGATGATATCTATCGTTTCAAAGAAATAAAAAGACTAGCAAAAAAATGTGTTCCAGAAATAAGCGGAATTATATCTGAATCTAAAGATGGTAAAAGCATTCCAAATACTAAAGTGTCAAATGCTAAAGTATCTTTATTCAATGATAAACATATATTGATTAGTTCTAAGGAAACCGATGAAAATGGCTATTATCTTTTTAATGTAGAAAGTAAAAACACGTATAGTATCAGAGTTGAAAAAGAAAAATACGATACTGCAGAAAAAACAATAACAATCCCTGTTAATGAATGCAAAATACAGTTAAACTTGTCTATACAACCCACTATTTGTAAGGTAACTATTGGGGATGATTTAGGAGGATGTTTTGGTATAAAATGGATTTATTTTGACTTAGATAAATCTAATATTAGACCTGAAGCTGCCTTAGATTTGGCCAAAATTTTGGATGTATTGAATCAATATCCAACAATGAAATTAGACATTCGTTCCCATACAGATAGTCGTGCTTCATTTAAGTACAATGATGGTTTGTCTGAACGAAGAGCAAAATCCACTAGAGAATGGTTGATCAAAAATGGTGTTGCACCAGATCGATTAGGAAGTAAAGGATACGGTGAAACTCAATTAGTCAACAAATGCTCTGATGGTGTACAATGTACTGAAGAAGAACATCAACAAAACAGACGTAGTGAGTTTATTATAACTGGATTATAA